From one Trifolium pratense cultivar HEN17-A07 linkage group LG1, ARS_RC_1.1, whole genome shotgun sequence genomic stretch:
- the LOC123908718 gene encoding uncharacterized protein LOC123908718 isoform X4: protein MKNLAIPLPTSTDSFKIRFSHLILQHVPQSHRSITVSTFFSLPCFHSIATSPYKYPSMKLWCKKAVQTVDLFYSYRTLRGIMLCLRALSASRDLLCFVFPGSKEISRKLFFGTGEGAKGGVKIKSIRFQNSGSGYKI, encoded by the exons ATGAAGAATCTTGCCATCCCTTTGCCCACGTCGACGGATTCGTTCAAGATTCGGTTTTCTCATCTTATTCTTCAACACGTTCCTCAATCCCATCGCAGCATCACTGTAAG CACGTTCTTCTCCCTCCCATGTTTCCATTCCATCGCAACATCACCTTATAAATACCCATCAATG AAGCTATGGTGCAAAAAGGCAGTCCAGActgttgatttattttatagttACCGAACGCTGAG AGGTATAATGTTGTGTTTGAGAGCTTTGAGTGCTTCCCGTGACCTTCTATGTTTTGTGTTTCCTGGCAGCAAGGAGATTTCCAGGAA gCTGTTTTTTGGAACTGGTGAAGGTGCCAAGGGTGGAGTCAAAATTAAGAGTATTCGCTTTCAAAATTCAGGCTCAG GTTACAAAATTTAG
- the LOC123908718 gene encoding uncharacterized protein LOC123908718 isoform X2, translating to MKKIFVLCNTLNQGTPRDVIGLISGISNEREYIRAGKVIKMVVLELTDNSGKCECALFGDHVDELQRLIGNCPSGLHVVALQFAKVKIFRGKVSIQDVMNTTRIFLDPEIKETSELRKGLAIAGMSNSEKSIEQINAMNEVGVFDVCKENPIVELFELEDVGQSANKLPWRLGAHHSYSPTFVFHQICKSKDKVFQRIKKIDARGKGKLIILCIYATYHTFHTVAI from the exons atgaagaaaatatttgttttgtgtAATACATTGAATCAGGGAACACCAAGAG ATGTCATTGGTTTAATCTCTGGTATATCAAATGAGAGGGAGTATATTCGTGCTGGCAAAGTCATCAAGATGGTTGTGCTTGAACTTACAGACAATAG TGGTAAATGTGAATGCGCGTTGTTTGGTGATCATGTTGATGAGTTGCAAAGATTAATTGGTAATTGTCCTTCCGGTCTCCACGTTGTTGCACTACAGTTTGCCaaagttaaaatatttagaG GGAAAGTTTCCATTCAAGATGTTATGAATACCACAAGGATTTTTCTTGACCCTGAGATTAAAGAGACATCCGAGTTAAGAAAGGG gTTAGCCATTGCTGGTATGTCAAACTCCGAAAAAAGTATTGAGCAAATTAATGCTATGAATGAGGTTGGAGTGTTTGATGTCTGCAAAGAGAATCCAATTGTTGAACTTTTTGAGTTAGAAGACGTTGGTCAATCAGCCAATaaa CTTCCATGGAGATTGGGTGCTCACCATTCTTACTCCCCCACTTTCGTTTTTCACCAAATTTGCAAATCTAAGGATAAAGTGTTCcagagaattaaaaaaattgatgctCGAGGAAAAGGAAAATTGATTATTCTCTGCATATACGCAACATACCATACCTTCCACACTGTTGCAATCTAA
- the LOC123908718 gene encoding uncharacterized protein LOC123908718 isoform X3: MVVLELTDNSGKCECALFGDHVDELQRLIGNCPSGLHVVALQFAKVKIFRGKVSIQDVMNTTRIFLDPEIKETSELRKGLAIAGMSNSEKSIEQINAMNEVGVFDVCKENPIVELFELEDVGQSANKLPWRLGAHHSYSPTFVFHQICKSKDKVFQRIKKIDARGKGKLIILCIYATYHTFHTVAI, from the exons ATGGTTGTGCTTGAACTTACAGACAATAG TGGTAAATGTGAATGCGCGTTGTTTGGTGATCATGTTGATGAGTTGCAAAGATTAATTGGTAATTGTCCTTCCGGTCTCCACGTTGTTGCACTACAGTTTGCCaaagttaaaatatttagaG GGAAAGTTTCCATTCAAGATGTTATGAATACCACAAGGATTTTTCTTGACCCTGAGATTAAAGAGACATCCGAGTTAAGAAAGGG gTTAGCCATTGCTGGTATGTCAAACTCCGAAAAAAGTATTGAGCAAATTAATGCTATGAATGAGGTTGGAGTGTTTGATGTCTGCAAAGAGAATCCAATTGTTGAACTTTTTGAGTTAGAAGACGTTGGTCAATCAGCCAATaaa CTTCCATGGAGATTGGGTGCTCACCATTCTTACTCCCCCACTTTCGTTTTTCACCAAATTTGCAAATCTAAGGATAAAGTGTTCcagagaattaaaaaaattgatgctCGAGGAAAAGGAAAATTGATTATTCTCTGCATATACGCAACATACCATACCTTCCACACTGTTGCAATCTAA
- the LOC123908718 gene encoding uncharacterized protein LOC123908718 isoform X1: protein MHFFLVIAPKSDKLKDIMKKIFVLCNTLNQGTPRDVIGLISGISNEREYIRAGKVIKMVVLELTDNSGKCECALFGDHVDELQRLIGNCPSGLHVVALQFAKVKIFRGKVSIQDVMNTTRIFLDPEIKETSELRKGLAIAGMSNSEKSIEQINAMNEVGVFDVCKENPIVELFELEDVGQSANKLPWRLGAHHSYSPTFVFHQICKSKDKVFQRIKKIDARGKGKLIILCIYATYHTFHTVAI from the exons ATGCATTTTTTCTTGGTTATAGCTCCGAAAAGTGACAAACTAAAGGACATCatgaagaaaatatttgttttgtgtAATACATTGAATCAGGGAACACCAAGAG ATGTCATTGGTTTAATCTCTGGTATATCAAATGAGAGGGAGTATATTCGTGCTGGCAAAGTCATCAAGATGGTTGTGCTTGAACTTACAGACAATAG TGGTAAATGTGAATGCGCGTTGTTTGGTGATCATGTTGATGAGTTGCAAAGATTAATTGGTAATTGTCCTTCCGGTCTCCACGTTGTTGCACTACAGTTTGCCaaagttaaaatatttagaG GGAAAGTTTCCATTCAAGATGTTATGAATACCACAAGGATTTTTCTTGACCCTGAGATTAAAGAGACATCCGAGTTAAGAAAGGG gTTAGCCATTGCTGGTATGTCAAACTCCGAAAAAAGTATTGAGCAAATTAATGCTATGAATGAGGTTGGAGTGTTTGATGTCTGCAAAGAGAATCCAATTGTTGAACTTTTTGAGTTAGAAGACGTTGGTCAATCAGCCAATaaa CTTCCATGGAGATTGGGTGCTCACCATTCTTACTCCCCCACTTTCGTTTTTCACCAAATTTGCAAATCTAAGGATAAAGTGTTCcagagaattaaaaaaattgatgctCGAGGAAAAGGAAAATTGATTATTCTCTGCATATACGCAACATACCATACCTTCCACACTGTTGCAATCTAA